In Pyrus communis chromosome 1, drPyrComm1.1, whole genome shotgun sequence, the following are encoded in one genomic region:
- the LOC137711479 gene encoding squalene epoxidase 3-like — MAGMVAVDPYVLLTFFASLLGFLVLSVLRRRNYSKAKSKAQNNNNTTNVPEKSINCFDDGEVSPVHGSGTDVIVVGAGVAGGALALTLAKEGRRVHVIERDLTEPDRIVGELLQPGGYLKLIELGLEDCVEEIDAQRVVGYALFKDGKNTRLTYPLEQFHSDVAGRSFHNGRFIQRMREKVAKLPNVQLEQGTVTSLLEENGTIKGVQYKLKDGQELKVYAPLTIVCDGCFSNLRRTLCKPQVEVLSCFVGLILQNCKLPFANHGHVILGDPSPILFYQISSTEVRCLVDVPGQRVPPIANGVLANYLKNVVAPQVPPELYDAFIAAIDKGNIRTMPNRSMPASPLPTPGALLLGDAFNMRHPLTGGGMTVALSDIVVLRDLLKPLHDLHDAASLCTYLESFYTLRKPVASTINTLAGALYKVFSASLDEARTEMRQACFDYLSLGGVCSTGPVALLSGLNPRPLSLVLHFFSVAVYGVGRLLLPFPSLKRMWLGARLLLSALGIIFPIIKAEGVRQTFFPATIPAYHRAPPAK; from the exons ATGGCGGGAATGGTGGCTGTTGATCCGTACGTTCTCTTGACCTTCTTCGCCTCCCTCTTAGGTTTCCTCGTTCTGTCTGTTCTCCGACGCCGTAATTACAGCAAAGCCAAGAGCAAGGCTCAAAACAACAATAATACGACGAACGTTCCAGAAAAAAGTATCAACTGCTTCGATGACGGAGAAGTCTCGCCAGTTCATGGCTCTGGCACCGACGTCATCGTTGTCGGTGCGGGCGTTGCTGGCGGTGCTCTCGCCCTTACCCTCGCTAag GAGGGAAGACGTGTTCATGTGATTGAAAGAGACCTAACGGAGCCGGATCGAATTGTCGGTGAGCTTCTCCAGCCGGGAGGGTACCTGAAATTGATTGAGTTGGGACTTGAAG ATTGTGTGGAGGAAATTGATGCTCAGCGAGTGGTTGGATACGCTCTTTTTAAGGATGGGAAGAACACTCGGCTGACTTATCCTCTGGAACAGTTCCACTCCGATGTGGCGGGGAGAAGTTTCCACAATGGCCGATTCATACAGAGGATGAGAGAAAAAGTTGCCAAGCTTCCCAA tGTACAACTGGAGCAAGGTACCGTCACATCCCTGCTTGAAGAAAATGGAACAATTAAAGGGGTTCAATACAAACTTAAGGATGGTCAAGAACTTAAAGTTTACGCTCCTCTTACAATTGTTTGTGATGGTTGCTTCTCAAATCTGCGCCGCACTCTTTGCAAGCCTCAG GTAGAAGTACTCTCTTGCTTTGTAGGACTAATCTTGCAAAATTGCAAACTCCCATTTGCAAATCATGGGCATGTTATTCTAGGAGATCCCTCTCCGATCCTGTTTTATCAAATCAGCAGTACAGAAGTCCGTTGTTTGGTTGATGTACCCGGGCAAAGGGTACCTCCAATTGCCAATGGTGTGTTGGCCAATTATTTGAAGAATGTGGTGGCTCCACAG GTTCCACCTGAACTTTATGATGCCTTCATTGCTGCAATTGATAAAGGAAATATTAGAACAATGCCAAACAGAAGCATGCCTGCCAGTCCACTTCCAACTCCAGGAGCTCTTTTGCTGGGCGATGCTTTCAATATGCGTCATCCTTTAACTGGCGGAGGAATGACTGTGGCACTGTCAGATATTGTCGTGCTCAGGGATCTTCTTAAGCCATTGCATGACCTACATGATGCAGCTTCATTGTGCACATACCTAGAATCGTTTTATACCTTGCGAAAG CCGGTTGCATCTACAATAAATACCTTAGCAGGTGCCCTATACAAGGTGTTCTCTGCCTCCCTTGATGAAGCAAGGACAGAGATGCGCCAAGCATGTTTTGACTATCTCAGCCTTGGAGGTGTCTGTTCAACGGGACCAGTGGCTTTGCTTTCTGGTCTAAACCCTCGTCCGTTAAGTTTAGTCCTTCACTTTTTTTCTGTGGCGGTATATGGTGTTGGTCGTTTGCTACTACCATTTCCTTCACTAAAACGCATGTGGCTTGGAGCTAGATTACTTTTG AGTGCATTGGGTATTATATTCCCCATCATCAAGGCGGAAGGAGTAAGACAAACCTTCTTTCCTGCTACTATTCCAGCTTATCATAGAGCTCCTCCTGCTAAGTGA